Proteins from a single region of Chloroherpeton thalassium ATCC 35110:
- a CDS encoding response regulator: MYKVNMEKPHVLIVDDEPMVLSSVADLLEFEYVVHQTHNPYTALEILSDFSLPIKVIMSDQRMPGMYGHELLREAKKLRPNVIRLLLTGYSDLESIMYSVNVGEIFRYINKPWRSDTLLNVFKLAVKLHDQMTQLEDERKHTYHKDLSAIPTTHTRTSQIEIEEDKEIVLFVGYDEELVQQCRTCLGGKYAVISLSSVDDVFKEVAQHSVSVIVSEINLQGYDAVDFLSTIKKDYPHIVTVILTNDVDASLAIRAINELNVFRYLTKPIKEATFRHVIEDAASRSREYSSKSKMNLYHAAAFEREATIDGRHRSSVEADLREKLKAAQAALTKRIRNS; the protein is encoded by the coding sequence ATGTATAAGGTCAATATGGAAAAGCCCCATGTTTTAATAGTCGATGATGAGCCAATGGTGCTATCATCAGTTGCTGATTTGCTGGAATTTGAATATGTGGTTCATCAGACCCATAATCCATATACGGCACTGGAAATTTTGTCCGATTTTAGCCTTCCTATAAAGGTCATTATGAGTGATCAGCGAATGCCTGGAATGTATGGACATGAGCTTCTGCGGGAAGCCAAAAAGCTGAGGCCAAACGTGATCAGATTGCTTTTGACTGGTTATTCCGACCTCGAATCAATTATGTATTCTGTTAATGTCGGTGAAATTTTTCGTTACATCAATAAGCCTTGGCGCTCTGATACTCTCTTAAATGTCTTTAAGCTTGCGGTTAAATTACACGATCAAATGACGCAACTTGAAGATGAGAGAAAGCATACTTACCACAAAGATTTAAGCGCAATTCCAACTACCCACACACGAACCTCCCAAATTGAAATTGAAGAAGATAAAGAAATCGTCCTGTTTGTTGGGTACGATGAGGAGTTGGTTCAGCAATGCAGAACTTGTTTGGGTGGAAAATATGCGGTTATTAGCCTTTCAAGTGTTGATGATGTATTCAAAGAAGTTGCCCAGCATTCCGTTTCGGTGATTGTCAGCGAAATTAATCTTCAAGGTTATGACGCGGTTGATTTTTTAAGTACGATCAAGAAAGATTACCCGCACATTGTAACCGTCATTCTCACAAATGATGTGGATGCTTCGTTGGCTATTCGCGCAATTAATGAGCTAAATGTATTTCGATATCTAACTAAGCCCATTAAAGAAGCCACGTTTCGTCATGTCATTGAAGATGCAGCCAGCAGAAGCAGGGAATATTCCAGCAAGTCTAAAATGAACTTGTATCATGCGGCAGCTTTTGAGCGTGAAGCAACTATTGATGGGCGACACAGAAGTTCGGTGGAAGCTGATTTGCGAGAAAAACTAAAAGCCGCTCAAGCCGCTTTAACCAAAAGAATTCGGAATTCATAG
- a CDS encoding chemotaxis protein CheB → MTVFPQNPEENDLQESSFDANLTHIIGIGASAGGLDPLERFFDHMPKTSSMAFVIIQHLSPDFKSLMDELLARHTDMPIHRVIDGMMVEAGNIYLIPPKKDMIIQQGRLRLSDKDQAQFSLPIDTFFRSLAQDAGDKSVAIILSGTGSDGSRSLIDFHQAGGLIIVQSPESSAFDGMPRSAIETGLVDVITEPELMPDVLRDHADHSLKGADVSRMMKYETGPTGKFSEVFRLLKDKYKIDFGFYKPTTVDRRIERRMNILRFDTIEPYYQRLVQDPEELNALYKDLLIGVTKYFRDPKAFEALGERVIPEIIRRASEEKEEEIRAWVCGCATGEEAYSLAILFSEVAESLNNRIKLKIFATDVHRASLDIASDGIYDEAELENLSEDLKEKYFHRENGRYRANTHIRQLIVFSEQNVLTDPPFIKIDLVSCRNLLIYFQIVAQRKALAMFHFALKHKAYLFLGSSENLGAFEDEFDTIERSWKIFRKKRDVRLPTDMRLTLGAPSNLVSNFHPAPPLQNVPGDMKLLRAYDHLLERFMPPGLLISENRQLLHAFGDAGRFFKTISGRLSSDVLNLVDGDLRIALTSALQRCIKDNVSVKYKSIMVQSARLKERIDLEIEPLQVRGSVQNYYLILLSPSGAIAKAHEPQEIIEGGESFDASEVSKERIAYLEQELQYTKEHLQTTVEELETSNEELQATNEELLASNEELQSTNEELHSVNEELYTVNAEYERKNSELEQLADDMENLLRSTEIGTVFVDPQLRIRKYTPAIAGPFNLLPQDIGRPIEHIAYNIQGHNSMLRDIRMVIEQGNPHDLEVQTHEGKWMLQRILPYRNSANTIEGAVITFIDIDKLKQAEEKLKEINQDLEKAVEERAKEAVESNRLKGLVIEATSVAVRDWDIIEDTTIWSGKMKETFGYSNGRIENSKAWWSNKIGPNDWERVTESLDEHIHNKSGIWKEEYHFYRADGSLAYVLDWCLPIRDSHGKTVRVVGAMLDISELKEAQKTMQRLLRKQQTLVMTIGKITYEYEHKKDFTTWTGVEMLGYDIDEFEPELQFRYSLIHPEDVKIYQKEFERVKKGKANFDVECRYRHDDGHYIWFHDRGIAYFNHKGELETIIGVLEDITLQREHQQELETEFQRLKTSNEDLERFAAIAANDLKEPIHTISNYAELLQNEFAEKNNSEYQQYTNLMLDGTSRMTRLIDALLDYSKVSSGELTLKKASICNSLRSALKNLQGLIEEKHADIEIGDLPSLHVDEEQMVRVFQNLLENAIKYNDASQPKISISAKKAGSVYEFSISDNGVGIGQENLKHVFDLFSKVIDTVPTSGSGIGLATCKRIINRHGGNIRVESVLGEGSTFYFTLPIKK, encoded by the coding sequence ATGACAGTATTTCCGCAAAATCCAGAAGAGAATGATCTGCAAGAATCATCCTTCGATGCAAACCTTACCCACATTATTGGCATTGGCGCTTCAGCAGGCGGGCTTGACCCGTTAGAGCGTTTTTTTGACCACATGCCGAAAACCAGCTCGATGGCTTTCGTCATCATCCAGCATCTTTCGCCTGATTTCAAAAGTTTGATGGACGAGCTTCTGGCTCGCCACACCGATATGCCAATTCACCGCGTCATCGACGGCATGATGGTGGAAGCGGGGAACATTTACCTCATTCCGCCCAAAAAAGACATGATTATCCAACAAGGCAGGCTGCGCCTAAGCGATAAAGACCAAGCGCAGTTCAGTTTGCCGATTGACACCTTTTTTCGTTCGTTGGCTCAAGACGCGGGCGATAAATCCGTTGCCATTATTCTTTCCGGCACCGGCTCGGATGGCTCTCGCAGCTTAATCGATTTTCACCAAGCTGGTGGCCTGATTATTGTCCAAAGTCCAGAATCTTCTGCTTTTGATGGCATGCCACGCAGCGCGATTGAAACCGGCTTGGTGGATGTCATTACCGAGCCAGAACTCATGCCCGATGTTTTGCGCGACCACGCCGATCACTCGCTCAAAGGCGCAGATGTGAGCCGGATGATGAAGTATGAAACCGGCCCTACGGGAAAATTCTCCGAAGTTTTTCGCCTATTAAAAGACAAATACAAGATCGATTTCGGCTTCTACAAACCCACCACGGTTGATCGGCGCATTGAACGCCGCATGAATATTCTTCGCTTCGATACGATTGAACCTTATTACCAACGCTTGGTTCAAGACCCGGAAGAACTCAACGCCCTTTATAAAGATCTGCTCATCGGCGTTACCAAATATTTTCGCGACCCGAAAGCCTTTGAAGCCTTAGGCGAACGGGTTATTCCTGAAATCATTCGCCGCGCCAGCGAGGAAAAAGAAGAAGAAATTCGTGCGTGGGTTTGCGGCTGCGCAACTGGCGAAGAGGCTTATTCACTCGCGATCCTTTTTAGCGAAGTCGCCGAAAGCCTGAACAACCGCATCAAATTGAAAATTTTTGCAACCGATGTTCACCGCGCGTCTTTAGACATTGCCAGCGATGGCATTTATGACGAAGCCGAACTGGAAAATTTATCTGAAGATTTAAAAGAAAAATACTTCCATCGGGAAAACGGACGCTACCGAGCCAACACTCACATTCGCCAATTGATTGTGTTTTCGGAGCAAAATGTCCTGACTGATCCGCCGTTTATTAAAATCGATTTGGTTTCTTGCCGAAACCTGCTGATTTACTTCCAAATTGTGGCGCAGCGCAAAGCGCTTGCCATGTTCCATTTCGCGTTGAAACATAAAGCCTATCTTTTTCTCGGCTCAAGCGAAAATCTTGGCGCGTTTGAAGATGAGTTCGACACGATTGAGCGTTCGTGGAAAATTTTTAGAAAAAAACGCGACGTTCGCTTGCCAACCGACATGCGACTGACGCTGGGCGCACCGAGCAATCTCGTTTCAAATTTTCATCCGGCACCACCGTTGCAAAACGTGCCTGGCGATATGAAATTGCTCCGTGCCTATGATCATTTGCTCGAGCGCTTTATGCCGCCCGGGCTGCTCATCAGCGAAAATCGCCAGTTGCTTCATGCTTTCGGCGATGCAGGTCGTTTTTTCAAAACCATTTCTGGCCGGCTCAGCTCTGATGTGCTCAATTTAGTTGACGGCGATTTGCGCATTGCTCTTACGTCCGCCTTGCAACGCTGCATCAAGGACAATGTGAGCGTGAAGTATAAATCCATCATGGTTCAATCCGCGCGCCTAAAGGAGCGTATCGATTTGGAAATTGAACCGCTTCAAGTTCGGGGCAGTGTTCAAAATTATTACCTGATTTTGCTGTCGCCCTCTGGCGCAATTGCTAAAGCGCATGAACCGCAAGAGATTATTGAAGGCGGCGAATCCTTTGATGCCAGCGAAGTTTCCAAAGAGCGAATCGCTTATTTGGAACAAGAGCTTCAATATACCAAAGAGCATTTGCAAACAACCGTTGAGGAATTGGAAACCAGCAACGAGGAATTGCAGGCAACCAACGAGGAATTGCTGGCTTCGAACGAAGAATTGCAAAGCACCAACGAAGAGCTGCATTCTGTAAACGAAGAGCTCTACACGGTCAATGCGGAATATGAGCGCAAAAACAGCGAGCTTGAACAACTGGCCGACGACATGGAAAACCTGCTTCGCTCGACTGAAATCGGCACCGTTTTCGTGGATCCGCAACTTCGAATTCGGAAATACACCCCTGCCATTGCAGGCCCGTTCAATTTGTTGCCACAAGACATTGGCCGTCCGATTGAACACATTGCCTACAATATTCAAGGCCACAACAGCATGTTGCGCGACATCCGCATGGTCATCGAGCAAGGCAATCCGCACGACCTGGAAGTGCAAACTCATGAAGGAAAATGGATGCTCCAGCGAATTTTGCCCTATCGCAATTCGGCAAATACGATCGAAGGCGCGGTCATCACTTTTATTGATATCGACAAGCTGAAACAGGCTGAAGAAAAACTCAAGGAAATTAATCAGGATCTGGAGAAAGCAGTTGAAGAACGCGCGAAAGAAGCTGTTGAAAGCAACCGGTTGAAAGGACTCGTCATCGAAGCAACATCTGTTGCCGTTAGGGATTGGGATATCATTGAAGATACCACTATTTGGAGCGGCAAAATGAAAGAAACTTTTGGCTATTCCAACGGCAGAATTGAAAACTCTAAAGCGTGGTGGTCTAATAAGATCGGGCCAAACGATTGGGAGCGCGTCACTGAATCGCTTGATGAACATATTCATAACAAATCGGGCATTTGGAAAGAAGAATATCATTTTTATAGAGCCGATGGCTCACTGGCTTATGTGTTGGATTGGTGTTTGCCAATTCGCGATTCACACGGGAAAACCGTTAGGGTTGTGGGTGCCATGCTCGATATTTCTGAACTCAAAGAAGCCCAAAAGACCATGCAGCGCTTGCTTCGAAAGCAACAAACGCTGGTTATGACCATCGGAAAAATTACTTATGAATATGAGCATAAAAAAGATTTTACAACTTGGACAGGCGTAGAAATGTTAGGCTACGATATCGACGAGTTTGAGCCTGAGCTGCAATTTCGTTACAGTCTGATTCATCCAGAAGATGTGAAAATTTATCAGAAGGAATTTGAGCGGGTCAAAAAAGGCAAGGCAAACTTTGATGTCGAATGTCGGTATCGACACGACGACGGCCACTACATTTGGTTTCACGACAGAGGCATTGCGTATTTTAATCACAAGGGTGAATTGGAAACCATCATCGGCGTGCTTGAAGATATTACTTTGCAGCGCGAGCATCAACAAGAGCTTGAGACAGAATTTCAGCGATTAAAAACATCGAACGAGGATTTGGAACGATTTGCAGCTATTGCCGCGAACGATTTGAAAGAACCGATTCACACCATTTCAAACTATGCTGAACTTCTGCAAAATGAGTTCGCCGAGAAAAATAATAGCGAGTATCAACAATACACAAACCTGATGCTTGACGGCACTTCACGCATGACAAGGCTTATCGATGCACTGCTTGATTATTCAAAGGTTTCTTCGGGAGAGCTCACGCTAAAAAAAGCCAGCATTTGCAATTCGCTGCGTTCTGCATTGAAAAACTTGCAAGGCCTCATTGAAGAGAAACACGCAGACATTGAGATTGGAGATTTGCCGTCGCTTCATGTTGATGAAGAGCAGATGGTTCGGGTTTTTCAAAATCTTTTGGAGAACGCGATCAAATACAACGATGCTTCTCAACCAAAAATCTCAATTAGTGCTAAAAAAGCAGGTTCTGTGTATGAATTTTCGATTTCCGATAACGGGGTTGGCATCGGGCAAGAAAATTTAAAGCATGTTTTTGATCTGTTCAGCAAAGTGATAGATACCGTTCCGACATCCGGCAGCGGGATTGGACTTGCCACCTGCAAGCGGATTATCAATCGCCATGGCGGCAACATCCGCGTGGAATCTGTGCTCGGAGAAGGCTCTACCTTTTATTTTACCCTGCCTATCAAAAAATAA
- the nifV gene encoding homocitrate synthase yields MKEVLEKSVYIVDTTLRDGEQAPDVVFEPSEKINIARKLSEIGVDELEIGIPSMGDEEVSAIKTIVGLKLPVRLTSWCRAKQEDIDAAAIAGTEGVHISFPVSEIHLATLNKNSQWVLDEMMTLVPRAKKRFGFVSIGAQDATRVEVEFLKHFAQAAEAAGADRLRIADTVGISTPMAVFRIISEIQAASAINLEFHAHNDLGMATANAFMAVEAGCHAVSVTALGLGERAGNAALEELAMALKLSGKYKTKITPTGLQSLCQMVADASGRKIHAQKPVVGKAAFQHESGIHCAALLKNPNTYQPFLPEEIGKTSAELVIGKHSGTAAISHVLKQRGISIEQSEARILLPLVRRYAGDKKRAITSDELESVYRSCYNLNGNRESEH; encoded by the coding sequence ATGAAAGAAGTTCTTGAAAAGTCTGTCTATATTGTTGATACCACGCTAAGGGATGGCGAGCAAGCCCCTGATGTTGTGTTTGAGCCTTCGGAAAAAATCAATATTGCCAGAAAGCTTTCTGAAATTGGTGTCGATGAGCTCGAGATTGGAATTCCCTCAATGGGCGACGAGGAGGTTTCGGCAATCAAAACCATCGTCGGATTGAAATTACCTGTTCGGTTGACCAGTTGGTGCAGGGCAAAACAGGAAGATATCGATGCTGCTGCTATTGCTGGAACTGAGGGCGTGCACATCAGTTTCCCCGTTTCGGAAATTCATCTGGCCACATTAAATAAGAATAGCCAATGGGTGCTGGATGAAATGATGACACTGGTTCCGAGGGCGAAAAAGCGCTTTGGATTTGTCAGCATCGGCGCTCAAGATGCCACGCGTGTGGAAGTCGAATTTTTGAAGCACTTTGCCCAAGCTGCGGAAGCTGCCGGCGCAGATCGGCTACGCATTGCTGACACAGTTGGTATTTCTACCCCCATGGCGGTTTTTCGGATAATTTCAGAAATCCAAGCCGCTTCTGCCATCAACTTAGAATTTCATGCTCATAACGATTTGGGAATGGCAACAGCAAACGCGTTCATGGCTGTTGAAGCCGGTTGTCATGCCGTAAGTGTCACGGCGCTGGGGCTTGGCGAGCGCGCTGGAAATGCCGCGCTGGAAGAGCTGGCAATGGCACTGAAGCTTTCAGGAAAATATAAAACAAAGATTACCCCAACCGGTTTGCAATCGCTCTGCCAAATGGTGGCCGATGCCTCGGGGCGCAAGATTCACGCGCAGAAACCTGTGGTGGGGAAAGCCGCATTTCAGCACGAATCTGGCATTCATTGCGCGGCACTTTTGAAAAATCCGAATACCTATCAACCCTTTTTGCCGGAGGAAATCGGCAAAACTTCAGCTGAGCTTGTTATTGGAAAGCATTCAGGCACGGCGGCCATTAGCCATGTCTTAAAACAACGCGGCATTTCAATTGAGCAAAGTGAAGCACGTATTCTTTTACCCTTGGTTCGCCGGTATGCTGGTGATAAAAAAAGAGCCATTACTTCCGACGAACTCGAAAGTGTCTATCGTAGCTGTTATAACCTAAATGGAAACCGTGAATCAGAACATTAA
- a CDS encoding sigma-54-dependent Fis family transcriptional regulator yields the protein METVNQNIKTNEEQPNELTLLAEISRALINEEDINKILRLVLLIMSEHMGMLRGVITIFNRDSGEIVIKESFGLSPEEQARGRYKLGEGIIGQVVETGKPVVVPSIAKEPLFLDKTRSREKDEKNDLCFVCVPIRAGQEVIGTLSADRKVSSKNPRVALTQTQGGKQTRGCGENGMFNSDVNLLSIIAAMISQAVRLRQVAHEENLYHWKSNLQISAPEGKSHNSDVFDNPNSIEVGEQPANIIGNAKSMRVVFKMIDKIAPTNATVLILGESGVGKELVANAIHYKSQRAASPFIKFNCAALPESIVESELFGHERGAFTGASATRKGRFELANTGTIFLDEVGELSLSIQAKLLRILQEKEFERVGGNKTIKADVRIIAATNRNLEEEIQEGKFREDLFYRLNIFPVTVPPLRERKSDILLLADYFVEKYNQMNGKGVRRISTTAIDMLMRYHWPGNVRELENCVERAVILSDDGVIHGYHLPPTLQTAESSGTPCAGPLQQRLDALEYELIVEALKNTKGNMSKAAMELGLTDRVMGLRVKKFDIDFRSFRSQR from the coding sequence ATGGAAACCGTGAATCAGAACATTAAAACCAATGAAGAGCAGCCCAACGAATTAACGTTACTTGCGGAGATCAGCAGGGCACTGATTAATGAGGAGGACATTAATAAGATTTTGCGACTGGTGTTGCTCATTATGTCGGAGCACATGGGCATGTTGCGCGGCGTAATCACGATTTTTAATCGTGACTCTGGTGAAATTGTCATCAAGGAGTCTTTTGGCCTCTCTCCCGAAGAGCAAGCGCGTGGTCGGTATAAATTGGGCGAAGGCATTATAGGGCAGGTGGTCGAAACGGGAAAGCCTGTTGTGGTGCCAAGCATTGCCAAAGAGCCGCTCTTTTTGGACAAAACACGCTCGCGCGAAAAAGATGAGAAAAACGATTTGTGCTTTGTCTGTGTCCCCATCCGGGCCGGGCAAGAAGTGATCGGCACGCTCAGCGCCGATCGAAAAGTTTCATCCAAAAATCCTCGAGTTGCCTTAACTCAAACGCAAGGTGGCAAGCAAACTCGCGGTTGCGGTGAAAATGGCATGTTCAACTCAGATGTGAATTTGCTTTCCATCATTGCGGCCATGATTTCTCAGGCGGTTCGCCTAAGGCAAGTTGCCCACGAAGAGAATTTATATCATTGGAAAAGCAATTTGCAGATCAGTGCACCCGAAGGAAAATCGCACAACAGCGATGTGTTTGATAATCCAAACAGCATCGAGGTTGGAGAGCAGCCTGCGAACATCATTGGTAATGCCAAATCGATGCGTGTCGTCTTTAAAATGATCGACAAAATTGCGCCGACCAATGCCACCGTATTGATTCTTGGCGAAAGCGGTGTTGGAAAAGAACTCGTTGCCAACGCAATTCATTATAAAAGTCAGCGTGCGGCAAGTCCGTTTATCAAATTCAACTGTGCGGCGCTTCCAGAAAGTATCGTCGAAAGTGAGCTTTTTGGGCACGAGCGCGGTGCATTTACAGGCGCTTCCGCAACAAGAAAAGGCCGCTTTGAGTTGGCCAATACAGGTACGATTTTTCTCGATGAAGTGGGCGAATTGAGCCTTTCCATTCAGGCAAAACTGCTTCGAATTTTGCAGGAGAAGGAGTTTGAGCGCGTCGGCGGAAACAAAACCATCAAGGCCGATGTGCGAATTATTGCCGCCACAAATCGCAATTTGGAGGAGGAAATTCAAGAGGGCAAATTCCGTGAGGATTTGTTTTACCGCTTAAACATTTTTCCCGTCACCGTTCCGCCGCTTCGTGAGCGCAAATCCGACATTTTGCTGCTGGCGGATTATTTTGTTGAGAAATACAATCAAATGAATGGAAAAGGTGTGCGGCGGATTTCTACCACAGCGATTGACATGCTGATGCGCTACCATTGGCCGGGCAACGTCCGAGAGTTGGAAAACTGCGTTGAGCGAGCGGTTATTTTGAGTGACGATGGCGTGATTCATGGTTATCACTTGCCGCCAACTTTGCAAACCGCTGAATCAAGCGGCACGCCTTGCGCCGGGCCATTGCAGCAACGATTGGATGCGCTTGAATATGAGCTCATTGTGGAAGCTTTGAAAAATACCAAAGGAAATATGTCTAAGGCAGCCATGGAACTTGGCTTGACGGATAGAGTCATGGGGCTTCGTGTGAAAAAATTCGACATCGATTTTCGCAGCTTTCGTTCTCAGCGCTAG
- a CDS encoding peroxiredoxin → MEAENKSEVMPMPRIGDKAPAFSAVTTQGDIHFPDQYAGSWVILFSHPADFTPVCTSEFMTFATLEEKFAEANCKLVGLSVDGLYSHIAWLRTIKEKIEYRGMKNVEVKFPLIEDITMEVAKKYGMIQPGESSTKAVRAVFVIDPKGIIRTIIYYPLSLGRNFDELYRVLVALQTADEFSVATPADWQPGDDVIVPTAGSCGVAKERMDGNEEMTCYDWFFCTKKIDKETILKSVLKK, encoded by the coding sequence ATGGAAGCTGAAAACAAGTCAGAAGTGATGCCGATGCCGCGCATTGGTGACAAAGCGCCGGCTTTTAGCGCTGTTACAACTCAGGGCGATATTCATTTCCCTGATCAATATGCGGGCAGCTGGGTGATTTTATTTAGCCACCCAGCCGATTTTACCCCTGTTTGCACGTCTGAATTCATGACCTTTGCAACTTTGGAGGAAAAATTTGCAGAAGCGAATTGCAAACTTGTGGGACTCTCGGTTGACGGTTTATATAGTCACATTGCTTGGCTGCGAACAATCAAGGAAAAAATCGAATATCGCGGGATGAAAAATGTGGAAGTGAAATTTCCGCTGATCGAAGATATCACGATGGAAGTAGCGAAAAAATATGGCATGATTCAGCCCGGCGAAAGTTCCACCAAAGCGGTGCGTGCGGTTTTTGTCATCGACCCAAAAGGGATCATCCGCACCATTATTTATTATCCGCTTAGTTTGGGTAGAAATTTTGATGAGCTGTATCGTGTGTTGGTTGCACTTCAAACGGCTGATGAGTTTTCCGTTGCTACGCCAGCTGATTGGCAACCCGGTGATGATGTAATTGTGCCAACTGCCGGTTCCTGCGGCGTTGCTAAAGAGCGGATGGACGGGAATGAAGAAATGACTTGCTACGACTGGTTCTTCTGCACTAAGAAAATCGATAAAGAAACCATCCTGAAAAGCGTTTTGAAAAAGTAA
- a CDS encoding YggS family pyridoxal phosphate-dependent enzyme — translation MSAISENLARINDIILKVCENAGRKRDEVKLIAISKRKSAEAILEAYQAGQRYFGENYVQEFLDKVEHPLLANLEPEWHFTGHLQTNKIKYIADKVAMVQTIDKFATAEALSKRAEKEGLIVPILLEVNISNEDSKYGVMPEDLLFETEKIHELPNVAIHGLMTIGSPDLSDVGKEFQQMRHLLEQIAENSPNPEQVKELSMGMSQDFDIAIEEGATMVRIGTAIFGER, via the coding sequence ATGTCTGCTATATCTGAAAATCTTGCACGCATCAACGACATCATTCTAAAAGTTTGTGAAAATGCGGGCAGAAAACGGGATGAGGTGAAGCTGATTGCGATTTCGAAACGGAAATCTGCTGAAGCGATTTTGGAAGCGTATCAAGCTGGCCAACGCTATTTTGGGGAAAATTACGTGCAAGAATTTCTTGACAAAGTTGAACATCCGCTGCTTGCCAATCTTGAGCCGGAATGGCATTTTACTGGCCATTTGCAAACCAACAAAATCAAATACATTGCTGATAAAGTCGCAATGGTGCAAACCATCGACAAGTTCGCAACTGCCGAAGCGCTTTCGAAGCGCGCCGAAAAAGAGGGACTTATCGTACCGATTTTGCTTGAGGTAAATATTTCCAACGAAGACAGCAAGTACGGCGTCATGCCGGAAGACCTTTTATTTGAAACTGAGAAAATTCACGAGCTGCCAAACGTCGCGATTCATGGATTAATGACCATCGGCTCGCCCGATTTAAGCGATGTTGGAAAGGAATTTCAGCAAATGCGCCATTTGCTGGAGCAAATCGCAGAAAACAGCCCAAACCCTGAACAAGTTAAAGAACTTTCAATGGGCATGAGCCAAGACTTTGACATCGCCATTGAAGAAGGCGCTACAATGGTGCGAATCGGAACTGCGATTTTCGGAGAAAGATAA
- a CDS encoding peptidylprolyl isomerase, with translation MPKQFLIETTLGNITVELFDDTPKHRDNFEKLVEEKYYDGIRFHRVIKDFMIQGGDPLSKDDSQRMMHGTGGPNYRVPAEIKHANKRGTLAAARDNNPQKASSGSQFYINHNDNLFLDGEYTVFGVVVSGIEVVDKIANVNTDMRDNPIEPVTMSSVRAV, from the coding sequence ATGCCGAAACAATTCCTTATTGAAACAACGCTGGGAAATATCACCGTTGAGCTCTTCGACGATACACCCAAACATCGCGATAATTTCGAAAAGTTGGTGGAAGAAAAATATTACGATGGCATTCGGTTTCATCGCGTCATCAAAGATTTTATGATTCAAGGTGGCGATCCGCTTTCAAAAGACGATTCTCAGCGGATGATGCACGGCACAGGAGGCCCAAACTATCGCGTGCCAGCCGAAATTAAGCACGCCAACAAAAGAGGCACACTTGCAGCCGCTCGCGACAATAATCCGCAGAAAGCTTCTTCTGGCAGCCAATTCTATATCAACCACAACGACAATCTTTTCCTCGACGGAGAATACACCGTGTTTGGTGTGGTTGTCAGCGGAATTGAAGTCGTTGATAAAATCGCCAATGTCAACACCGACATGCGCGATAACCCGATTGAGCCGGTAACCATGTCTTCCGTTCGCGCAGTCTAA
- a CDS encoding peptidylprolyl isomerase: MQRQRILVFFAPLLVALLIGSACNGKKSEAEKAAALQDTTAQFVIETPYGEMVIELFQDTPKHRDNFIKLQTDGFYDGLYFHRVVPGVVIQGGDPLSRDRKNRQLHGSGGPGYTIPAEIKHQHLRGTLGAARQDDEKNPNRESSGSQFFINLTHNYYYDSTFTAFGKVVQGMEVADKIAKVPRDALENPLEAIPMEIRRLN, translated from the coding sequence ATGCAACGCCAACGGATTCTTGTTTTTTTCGCGCCGCTGCTGGTTGCGCTGCTCATTGGCTCAGCTTGCAATGGCAAAAAGTCAGAGGCGGAGAAAGCTGCCGCGCTGCAAGACACAACAGCGCAATTTGTTATTGAAACACCTTATGGCGAAATGGTGATTGAACTCTTTCAAGATACGCCGAAGCACCGCGATAACTTCATTAAGCTTCAAACTGACGGCTTTTATGATGGCCTGTATTTTCATCGGGTGGTGCCAGGCGTGGTGATTCAAGGCGGCGATCCGCTTTCTCGCGACAGAAAAAATCGCCAGTTGCACGGCTCAGGCGGGCCGGGCTATACCATTCCGGCGGAAATCAAGCATCAACATCTGCGCGGGACACTTGGCGCGGCTCGCCAAGATGACGAAAAGAACCCGAATCGGGAATCTTCTGGCAGCCAGTTTTTTATAAATTTGACTCATAACTACTATTACGACAGCACTTTCACGGCTTTCGGGAAAGTGGTTCAAGGAATGGAAGTGGCTGACAAAATCGCGAAAGTGCCTCGCGACGCGTTGGAAAATCCGCTTGAAGCCATTCCAATGGAAATTCGTCGCTTGAACTAA